A genomic stretch from Astatotilapia calliptera chromosome 4, fAstCal1.2, whole genome shotgun sequence includes:
- the LOC113019936 gene encoding tryptase-2-like, whose protein sequence is MAFCKLLLTVLVLLHNSGGLLGNEVRSSIIGAEDAKKESWPWMVHLNMTSHDSKRVKWGCGGTVVAKQWVLTSAQCVANYHHLRSFVVIGTYQLQKAAHRYMRIANIVPYRDLGNSNYENDIALIKLWKPITFSKDVAPVALPDKDDTFGPSSECWMTGWGEVGNGVPLPDPKTLQQLRISIMPRSTCNETYPQIARNTLCGANRKGRDACKGNYGGPLVCRKREKFVQVGIMSHGSPGSCGLANHPSVYTEVAKYLTFINDYVHLSEKPSAFLYCKVTAC, encoded by the exons ATGGCTTTCTGCAAACTTCTGCTAACTGTGTTGGTACTGCTGCACAACAGTGGtg gtcTACTGGGAAATGAAGTGAGGAGCTCCATCATTGGTGCAGAGGATGCCAAAAAGGAAAGTTGGCCATGGATGGTTCACCTCAACATGACATCTCATGATTCGAAAAGGGTGAAATGGGGCTGCGGCGGCACCGTCGTTGCAAAGCAGTGGGTGCTGACTTCTGCACAGTGCGTGGCTAa TTATCATCATCTTCGATCGTTCGTTGTTATCGGCACATATCAGCTGCAAAAGGCGGCTCACCGTTACATGCGTATAGCCAATATTGTTCCATACCGAGACCTGGGCAACAGCAACTACGAAAATGACATTGCTCTGATCAAGCTGTGGAAACCGattacattttcaaaagatGTTGCACCAGTGGCTCTGCCTGACAAGGATGACACCTTTGGTCCATCATCTGAGTGTTGGATGACTGGCTGGGGGGAAGTGGGAAATGGTG TACCACTGCCTGATCCAAAAACCCTTCAACAGCTGAGGATTTCCATCATGCCTCGGAGTACCTGTAACGAGACATATCCTCAGATAGCCCGTAATACACTTTGTGGTGCCAACAGGAAGGGAAGGGATGCCTGCAaa gGAAACTATGGTGGTCCCCTGGTGTGTCGTAAAAGGGAGAAATTTGTGCAGGTGGGAATCATGAGTCATGGGAGTCCTGGCAGTTGTGGCCTCGCCAACCATCCTAGCGTCTATACCGAGGTTGCAAAGTATCTGACCTTCATAAATGATTACGTCCACTTGTCTGAGAAACCTTCAGCTTTCCTGTATTGCAAAGTCACTGCCTGTTAA